AAGAAAAAATTTTCTTCAACCATACCTCTCCTTTAATCAACCTGGTTTTCAGGTCAAGATATTCACGATAAAAATTCTGATGGATTCAAGCCAAGCTCTCTGCAAATATCTGCTACTGCCTGTTTTTCTGAAGGATCAAAGTTTCCATCTGCAAAACCGATTGCGACACAGTAACGCACAACAAGCCTTCCCACTTCAGGTTTGCTTCTTACATTTCCAAGAGCTCTCATTGCTTCTGCGTGCCCAGTCATCCAATCTCTTTCAAGATTCATCACAAAATGGTTAAAACGCTGATTCACTTTCGCTGTATCAAACACACGCAGTTCCTGGCTATTATTAAAAAACTCGTTTACCTTTTGCCGCTCTGCTGAAGAAATATGCCCATCTGCCAAACTTACCAATGCACATCCTGCTACAATCGCATCCATAACATCCTGGCTTTTAAAGCGCTGCAGCAGCTCTTGTGCATTCCGCTTCTGCTCATTCGCCCATGCTGCAAAATCCTTCTGATCCGGAGACCATTTGTATGTGCACTGATTACAATTGAATTGAACCTTGCCGCCGCCGATAAATCCCCCCAGCAATCCGACCGGTCCAAGGACGAGCCCGCCTAATGCTGCTTTACCGATTCCAAAGCCTTTCTTGCCGGCTGACACATTTTGGGATTGGCATCTTGGACAAGAAGTGGTCCTGCCTGCAGTTTGAACCTGACCTCCTGCGTAGGAAGATAGCTGATTCATTCCGTAGCCCTGTGCTCCATTATATGTCTGTGCAGATGGATTCCCCTGCTGGTATGGATTTGAACTGATACCCGGTGTCTCTTGATAAACGCCGGAAGAATAGCCTCTGTTTTGGCTAAAATCATTCTGCTGCTGGTAGCTCTGCTGGATTGATCCCTGCGGCGGATGGTTCGGCTGTATGTATTCTGATCCTTGAGGATGGTTCTGAGTAGCCGGTTCATCATCTACGGTCACTCCAAAATTTCTGCATAGCGCTGATAGCCCGCCGCCAAATCCGCTTCCAATTGCATTGAATTTCCATTCATTTTGATGTCTGTAAAGCTCAGCTGCAACGATCGCTGTTTCCACTGAGAACTCATGGCCAAGCTGATAGCGGATGAACTCCATCCCTGTATCTTCACTGAAAATGCGGACATAGGCATTAGAAATCTGACCAAAGTTCTGTCTTTTTTCAGCAGCGTCATGAATCGTTATCGTAAATGCTATTTTTTGAAAATTATGCGGGACGCGGTTTAGATCGATACGGATTAGTTCATCATCCTGCATTCCTGCGCCAGTCCGGTTATCTCCGCAATAAAGAACGGAGCCAGACGCACCGTTTGGATTATTATAAAAAATAAAGTCGTTATCTGAAGGGACCTTTCCATTTTCCCCAAGCAGAAAGACTGATGCATCTAAATCAAATGCAGAGCCCCCCATCTGATTAATGTCCCATCCTAAACCGACTGCGATTTTAGAAAGACCAGGGTTTGTCTTAGTTAAATCCACTTTCTGCCCTTTTCTCAAGCTTACACCCACAGATACCTCTCCCTTTCTTCATAACGAATATTCTCCCTACCATTCTACCATTATTTCATTCCATCCCCAAATTATTACAATAGACCCAAACAAAAAAACCAGCATGCAGTCTGCTGGTTCAGTAATCCGTTATTTATGAGAAAAAGGGCATTTCCCCCTAATCGGTTCAATATCATCTCCAATGAAATACTGTTTCCACTCATTATGATCGACATCACCGTAATGGCTAATGTCAGGATGTGTCGGAAGCTGATCCCACTTCTCTACTCTTTCTCTCACCTTTTCCCTGGACATGATGCCTCCCTTTTCCGTTCCTTCAAGACCTTCAAAGATCATTCTTGGCTGAAAACCCAATACGAGGCTGTTTCCAAGGTGCCTCGTTTTCCGCTGCTTGTAAGCAGGCGCATTTCCAAAAATGAAAAATGGCTCTCCATTAAAATGAAAATCCCATAAATGATGATCTGGATCCTTAGGTGCATCCACCGGCCATGGCTTCGGATCCTGTTCATGAAGGTACTGCAAAATGTCCCAAAAACGTTTCCTGTATAAATCAAGTTCCCCTTCCTCTGTTTCAGGTTCCATAAAAACAAATAGACCGTGGCGTGTATAAGGTGGTTCTTTAAAGAGGGTCAAAAACTGCTCAACGGCCTTAGGAAGGTTTGACCAATCCTCTCTTGTTATGTATGCATACCGCAGTTCTCCCTTTTTTTCGGCTTTCATTCCGAAATAGCAAGGAAAAGTTGCGTCTGTAACTACGCCATGAAAGGTTTGATATTCATCGATCACCCATTGAGGCACAACTTCGGGATTCGTCATATCCTCCTTAGTCAAAAGAAAAGATGAAATAGTCTGCATGATAAGCCTCCTTTAAAATACTCCATATACCATTCCCTGTTAAGAAAAAAGAGAAACAATGAATGCGTTCCGATTGCGTAAAGACTTTCTGTTGTGGCATCCTGTAAAAAAACAAGTTGAAGGAAATGAACCATTTATGAAACTTAGCATACTCGACCAGGTTCCGGTTTCTAAAAACATGAGCGTTACCGAAACATTTCAGCAGACAGCTGAGCTTGCTCAGCATGCAGAATTCCTCGGATACACCAGATACTGGTTTGCGGAACATCACGGGACAAGGGGACTTGCCAGCACTTCTCCAGAAATTCTGATGTCGTATATCGCTTCCATAACCTCAAGGATCAGAGTGGGCTCAGGCGGCGTGCTTCTTCCTCAATACAGTCCCTACAAAGCAGCAGAAAACTTCCGGCAGCTTGAAGCTGTATTCCCCGGAAGAATTGATCTTGGCGTCGGCCGCTCACCCGGAGGCACACGAAAGGTTAGAGAGGCGCTTTTGGATGGTGCGGCAAGAGACTTGAGTGAATTTCCAAGGCAGCTGAAGGATCTTATTTATTATATAACCGATTCATTACCATCAGACCATCCATTCCATGGAATCAAGGCTGCTCCTCTTCCCGAATCCATCCCTCCGGTTTGGATTCTGGGACTGGGGGAAAACAGTGCACGGCAAACAGCAGAGCTTGGTTTGAATTATGTGTTCGGCCATTTTATTAAGCCGGATAGAGGACGGGAAGCTTTCCGGGATTATCGGAAACATTTTGTCCCTTCTCTATTTTCCGCATCCCCTCAGTCTCTGGCAGCCGTTTTCGTCATTTGCGGGAAAGACGATGATCACGCCGAGGAACTTGCATATAGTCAGGATTTATGGCTTCTCCGAGTAGAAAAAGGACTCGACAGCCGGGTACCAAGCATTGAAGAAGCCAAGTCAGTGGTTCGATCTGCGGCAGACCGTGAAAGAATGGCAATCAATCGAAAGAGAATGATCATTGGCGGACCTGATAAGGTGAAGAAAGCAATGAACGAGTTATCCGATCAGTACGAAACGGATGAAATCATGATTTTGACGAATGTCTATTCTTTTGACCAGAAAAAGCACTCCTTTTCAAGACTTGCAGAGCTATTTTTATAATGAGTAACGCGCATGCAGATTAAATCAGGTGACATACTAACCCTAAAATGTAAAACCTTGATGCGGGTTTCAATTCCTTTTTAAATGGATCGACTAAGGAATCGCTTAGGCGGGGAGTTTTCTGTGTGCTGAAGAAAATCATAATCATTCTATTCTTATCTGCCGCCGCTTTAACCGGCATTGCCTATACAGCCGTAAACGATGTGAAATCAGGGGCAGAATCCTATAATAGGCAGCATCCGATTCTCGCGTCTCCTATTTCAACCGGAGATGCGAGTCTTTTTACTGACGGAAAAACCCTGATTCGTTCTCTTTATAAAGACATTGAGGAGGCGCAGAGCTTTATTTATATCCACTTCTTTATCATCCGGGATGATGCCGTAAGCAAAGAATTTTTTGCTCTTCTTCAAAAAAAAGCGGAGCAAGGTGTTGATGTGAAACTTTCAGTTGATGCAATCGGCGGAAATGACATCACAAAATTGATGATCCGAGAACTTGAAAAAAGCGGCGCGCAGTTTGCCAATAGCAGGCCGCTTTCCTACCAGCATTTTTTTTATCGCTTAAATCACCGCAATCACCGTAAAATCGCTGTAATCGATGGAAGGTTATCGTATATTGGCGGATTTAATATCGGGGAAGAGTATCTTGGAAATGATCCAAGGTTTGGGTATTGGAGAGATTATCACGTTCGGCTGACGGGCTCTGGCTCTGAAGAAATAACAAAACAGTTTTTAAAAGACTGGAAGGAAGACACGGGAAAAACCATTCAGCCTCCCATCTCAAAAACCCATAGTACAGGCTCTGACCGCTACCAATTTGTTTTCTCAACTGGTGATGATCTGGAAAAGAAATTAATAGGCATGATCCATAATGCCAAAAGCAGCATTATGATTGCTACTCCCTATTTTATACCAACTGATGAGCTGATGAAGTCCTTGCTCGCCTCATTAAAACGAGGGGTTAAGATTGAACTGCTGATACCTGATAAGCCTGACTACTGGTATACGAAACCGCCAAGCTATCCAAGAACGAAGAAGCTTCTCGAAAATGGGGCTGTCATCTATTTATACCGCAAAGGATTTTTTCACGGAAAAGTCATGGTTATTGATGATTATGTGGCGGACATCGGCACAGCCAACTGGGATAAACGGAGCCTTTTTATAAATGATGAAGCGAACTGTTTCTTCTATTCCAAATCATTTATTGCAGAAACAAAAAAGGAGCTGCGAAAGGATTTCTCCTCAAGCCGCATCCTTACAGAAGACATGTATGATCAAATACCGTTCTGGGAAAAAATGCTTGAACGTACCCCTGAATGGATTTACGAGCTATTTTAAGTTTTCATCTTTAATATATTTTTCCTCTTCTTCAGAAGACAGCAGACGGGTTGCCTTTCCAATGGTCCCTCCCTGGATAGTCCAAATGGAGTTGTGATCCAATACAGCATGAGAGAAATCACCGGATTCCCAGCGCGACAAAATATCTTTATAAACATCTGCATGCTCCAGCTCGGTATAATGTTTATCTAAAAGGTCAGCTAAAGTTCCAATTCGATTTTCTGTAATTTTAATGGCTCCCCATTTTTCATTATTATGAGCAGCTATTTTTTGATGGGACATGTAATGAAGGACCTGCTGAAATGCGGCATCATCCCATTCCCTGCTAGCCGAAAAATAATGGAAAGCTGAACCCTTTTGATCGGTTGCTGCTTTTGCATGCTGCTCCTGATTTTGAACAGGCTCCCCGTACAAATAAAAGAATAAAGTCCCTGCTAAACCTAGTGATGCTGCCGAAATCGCAATGATGGACAGCCTTCCTTTAGCGGCTCTTTTTTCGGTCCTTTTTTCAGGCATGAAAACCCCTCCCTCAATCCTGATTGTACCACTTTTTCCATGTTTTATGTAAATGAATGGGAGGGTTTCAATTATTATGGTTTAAGTAAAATTTTACCGGTGCTTTTGCGGCTCTCAAGAAGTCTATGAGCATCTGCACCTTTTTCCATTGGAAATGAAAGCGGAGGCTGAATGCGGATATGCCCATCTAGTATCCAATTAAAGAGCTCTGAGGAACGATTTACGCGTTCTTCTTTTGAAGTGAGGACATTCCATAAATCTCCGCCTGTCAGGGTCTTGGATTGATCCATCAGCATCCTCGGATCAACAGGAAGAGGATCACCGCCGGCCATTCCATAAAAAATGACCGTCCCGCCAATTCGGATGGCAGCGAAACTTTCATTTAGGGTGGAGCCGACAGACTCATATACGGCATCTGCACCTATTCCATTTGTATAGGCCATCGTTTTCTCCGTCCAATTTTCATGATATAGAAATACTTCATCTGCCCCTGCTTTTAACGCGGCCTCTCTTTTTTCTGCAGAAGAGGTTAAGCCAATCACTTTTCCACCCATCATTTTAATGATTTGAACCAAAATTTGGCCGACACCGCCGGCTGCAGCATGAACGAGAATTACATCCCCCTCTTTTACCTGATAGCTGTCTCTCGTTAAGTATTGTGCGGTCAATCCCTGCAAAAGGACAGATGCGGCTGTGTCGGATGTGATACCGTCATGGATCGGGATCGCCTTATCAACAGGGACCGCAACATATTCGGCATTTGCATAAGGAACATCTGCAAACGCAATTCTGTCACCCGGTTTGATTCCGGAATGATTCCCTGCATCCTCAACAATACCCGCTCCCTCATAACCGAGAATGTAAGGCGGCTTGCCTGCCAAATGATAATTCCCTTTTCTTCTATACACATCTGCAAAGTTTAAGCCAGCAGCTTCAATGCGGACCAAAATTTCATCGGTCTCTAAAACAGGCTTGTCAATCTCTTTATACGTTAATACCTCTGGTCCTCCAAATTCTTCGAACACTAATGCTTTCATGCCAAATCTCCTTATTTTTTATTCTCACGGATGACCACACTTCCGCCTGTTCCCGTAATCACTACATTCGGGTGTGCAAGGAAAAGCCCGTGCTCCACAACGCCAGTAAATTGTTTTAGCCTTTCAGCCAGCTTTCCTGGCTCTGCAATCTCATCCAAATGCAAATCATATATGACATTTCCGCTATCTGTATAAAATGTCTCTCCAGTCTTGGTTTTGCGCAGGATCGGATGTAAATGTTCCTTTTCAAGAAGCCGTCCCGTATGGTTTGAACCAAACGATAGGACTTCAACAGGCAGAGGGAATTTCCCCAGCTTTTGTACCAATTTCGTGTGGCCCGCCACCCAAATGATTTTATCCGAAGCATTTGCTACAAGCTTTTCACGGAGAAGAGCGCCTCCTCCCCCTTTAATCCCATTGAATTTAGGATCAATTTCATCAGCGCCGTCAATTGTCAGATCAATTTTTTCTGTGTCATTCAAATCGATTAAAGGGATGTGCATGCTGTTAGCAATCCTCGCAGTGGCAGTGGAAGTAGCGACACCTTTAAGTGTCATTCCCTGTTCAATAAATTCACCGATTTTCGCCAATGCATAATATACTGTACTGCCTGTCCCTAATCCAATCGTCATTCCGTCTTTTATGAAGCCTGCAGCATATTCACCTGCTTGTTTTTTCTCATTCATGCCATACACCAGCCCCACTATAAAGCGTCCATATTCAAAAAGTAAAGACAGCTTCGTTATTTAGTAATTGATCTGTTTTAATTGAGCAAGAATTTCAGAAGGCTCAGCCCGATCTTTGTAATCGGCTTTCGTATATTCATAGATAATGTTTCCGTTTTGGTCGGCAATGAAGGTAGCGGATACAGGAATACTCCAGGATTCATCTCCATTGTGTCCGGGAATATCCAATCCCTTTTCCTTATAAATTTCAATTAAATACTCGGGCATACGGTAAACAAGATTAAAATCCTGTGCCGTCCTATTTCCTTGATCACTTAAAACATGAAAGGACAGGTCATTTTTTTCTTTCGTGCTGAGTGATGCATCAGGACTTTCCGGACTGATGGCTACAAGCTCAGCTCCCGCTTCATGAATTTCATCCAAAATGGATTGATAAGCTTTAAGCTCCATATTGCAATATGGACACCATCCGCCTCTGTAAAATGTGATAACAGCAGGTCCTTTTTTCAGGATATCCGTTATACTGATTTCCTTGCCATTCGCATCCGGCAGAACGAAATCAGGAATTTGATCACCAACCTGAAGGCCCTTTCCTTCTTGAGAATTCTCAAGCTCCCGAATCGCTTGCTCCATTTTCTCCCGTGTTTCTTTAGGAGTATTTTTCTTGAACTGCTCCAAATATTCTTTAAAGTCTTCACGCAACTGTACTTCAGCCATTTCAAATCCTCCTTCATCTCCTTAAACTTGAAACCATCGTATCAAGTTTTGGCCAGACTTGCTCCTTATATGCTTAACTGGACGATGATAACAAATCCTTCCTGCTGAAAAGCTGGCTCAAAACCGCAGAAAGTTCATCAGAGTTGAGTGTAAAGTCGGATTGATAAAGAGTGGACCTCAGCCTGAAGCCGTCAAGCAGCAGCATATACAACTCCGCCGCCTTCGAAGGATTGAGCTCAATTGGGATTGTCCCATTTTGCTGACCGGAACGAATCCATAGCAATGCGAATTGATAGAGACTGTCATAAAAATCATCAAGGGCATCCCGTGCAGTTTGATGATCTGTGCGAGAAACCAAATAGACAAAAATCTTTCCGATAATCTGTTCTGCATCTTCCATTACCCTGATCTGTTCCGCCAATACGTCTGCTGGATCCAGCATTGATTTTTGGCCTTCAGACAGCTTGTAAAAAAAACGGTCATTGCTTTCTGCCAAAAGATTTTGCAGAACCTTTGCCATCAAATCGTCTTTGCTTGACACGTAATGATAAATTGCACCTTTTGACAGGCCTGTTATCTTCATTAATTCAGCAAATGTTGTCTGAGGGCACCCTTTTTCTGCAATAAGCTGTTTAGCCGATTCTGTAATCTTTTGCTCTGATCGAATACGTCTCGCAAGCTGTTTCATGACATCCCTCCCCTCATTATTATAAAAACCGACCAGCGGTCTGTAAATATGACACCATAATATTACCCGATCCAAGAAGGATCGGGCTAGTGTTAATCATCATCATTAATAAATCGCTTTAATGTGAGAGGTTCAGCAAGTATTTTTTTAGCTGCTGCGAAAAAATTCTGGAAGTGGTCAGATTGATTGTGAACGTCTATGGCGTGCTGATCCTTCCATTGCTCGAGCATCACAAATTGATTGGAATTGCCTGTTTCTTCATATAGGCGGTAACTGACATTTCCCTCTTCTTCTCTTGTATGTTCAATTACCTGCTGTACTTTTTCAAGAAACTCTTCCCGGTACCCCGGTTTTACATTCATATAAGCTGTAATGCTGATCATTGCGGCCCCTCCTCTTAATTACGCAAACTATTTTAGATTATTCGTGTAACATCACACTTGGATTTAATGGAGATGATGTCGTTTATTTGCTTCAGTTTTTGTCACAGAACGTTCGGTTTATCATGAATAGAGAATTTGATATGCTGTTGGTAGACAGACTAGAAATCAAAAAAGACGAAACCTTTATGATCACTGCCTCGTATACATCATATCGAATGAAAATGGAGAGGTTGACAATATGCTATTAAGAAAATGGATGTCCCGTCTTGGGATTGGCGCAGCTAAAATTGATTTAGTACTAGACAGCGAAATCTATAAACAGGGTGACGTCATTAATGGGCGCTACGATATTTATGGGGGAACCATTGAACAAAAATTAAAAAGAATTGAATCCGATCTTGTTCAAACCCTTAATGGAAAAGAAACTCATATCCTAAACAACTGTATATACACTGCTTCCACAGTGATGGCAGAAGAGAATAGGGCCATCTCTTTTAAATGCAGATTGCCGGAGCAATTGCCTTTGACGGATGAAAAGACGACCTACAAGTTTGTCACGAAACTTATTTTTGAAAATGGGACGGACAGTCTCGATCATGATGAAATCAGGGTTATACCACAATAGTATGTTCACACTCCAACGGGAAGCTGTCAAATCGGACTTCCCGTTTTTTATTATCTGGTAAACTTGGCTGTTAATTGCAGTTAGCAGGCACTCGCTTTCCGCTCCGATCAAAAGGTGTCAAAATTCAACACCAGGATTTATTACTTAGCCTTTTTATTATATAACTTGACTAACCGATTCAATCCACGATTTAGCCATTAGCAGATTACCGGTGGAAGTCATATGCACTCCATCTGTTGTTAAAGGGACTCTCTCATTGACGTGAAGCACTTCAGTAAACGCCTGGTGGGCCGGAACTAAAATTGCATTGTATTTCAATGCAAGGTCTTTTACCGTATTTATGTATGGAATGAGCTTCCTATTCCCTTCAGATTGAAGATCTTCTTCAATTACTGTAGGCTCCATTAAAATTAAACGAGCTTTTGTTTTTGCTGTTGCTTCGTCTAAAATTTGCTCATAGATTCTTCTGAAATCATCTGGCATCACCTGTTTCATACCTGGCTGATCGAGCTGTCTCCAGACGTCATTTATCCCAATTGAAATTGTAAGAAAATCGGGCTTCTCATTAATAACATCCTTTTCCCAGCGTGATGCAAGATCCGTCACTCGGTTGCCGCTAATTCCCCTGTTGCATACCTCGATTTTGGAGCCCAGCCCTTCTAATACATAATAATCTCTTATTAACCGCACATATCCATGACCCAGGTTCACAGGATCGGACTTCCGGCCGGAATCCGTAATACTGTCTCCGATAAAAACGATTTTTCCAACTGGCAAGTTTTTATGAACAAACACTGGCATTCGCTCCTTTTGATGCGATATAGTGTTAGCAATTGTATGATTATCATTTTATCATAACAGCCTGGAGGCATTCTCATGAAAACTTTTATCATTACAGGTACATCTAGAGGTCTTGGGGAAGAGCTGGCCTCTCAATTGCTGAATACAGCACATCACGTTATCTGTCTATCAAGATCAAAGAGTGAATTTCTCCAACAGAAAGCTGAAGAGAAAAAGGCTCCTTTCTTAGAAATTGAAGCAGATTTATCAAATGCAGAATCGATTCCGGATCTTATGGAACATATTTTCTCTTCCATTCGCTTTGAGAATCTGCAAGGCATCTATTTACTGAATAATGCCGGTACTGTACAGCCCGTTGTGCCAGCAGAGCTTGCATCAGCAGGTGAAATGGTACAGAATATCTCGGTTAACCTTATTGCTCCTATGGTATTAACCTCCGAATTTATTAAGAGAACGGCTGATATCCCTGCAGAAAAAAGAATTATGAATATTTCCTCAGGAGCAGCCAGGAAGTCCTATGAAGGCTGGAGCAGCTATTGCTCTTCTAAAGCCGGGCTAGATCATTTTTCACGCTGTATCGCTGAAGAACAAAAACAAAGAACAAATGGGATTAAATGTGTTTCCATTGCTCCGGGTGTCGTTGATACGAGTATGCAGGAGCACATACGCAGTTTAGAAGAAGGCAAATTTCCGCAGCAGAACCGATTTATAAAATTAAAGGAAGAAGGAAAGCTTTATTCGCCTTCTTTTGCCGCAGAGAAACTGCTGACGGTACTCTTTGACGATCATTTCGGAAGCGAAGTGATTATGGATATCCGTGATGCTTGAACCAACTTCTCTTAATAAAGGAAGTGAAAGGACATCATCCTTTTCCGAATGAAACAAAGAAAGAACCCGCTTACTTAATTTAGCGGGTTCTTTCTTCATTATTAGCTTTTTACCATCTTTACTGCACTTAATATTTGAATGGTCATGGCCCCATTTACTTCATCAACTGTCGAACGAATCAAGACAGGAAAATCCTTGCTGTTTTCAAATTTGAAATCCGGTCCGCCCCACGAAACCGTCGCATCCTTGTCTTTCGGTACATATCCAACCTGTTTGGAATGGTGATGCAGCTCAATAATTTCGAGTCCTGCATTTTCTACTGCGTTATAAAGTGTCGAGGATGTCTGGCAGATTCCTCCTCCAACCCCTTCTACAAACTCTTTATTTACGATTTCAAGAGCTTTTTGAAAGCCTCTTGCTTCCGTTCTTTCGCCAACGATTAAATTGTAGTAAAAGCGGTCTCCAGGACCAAGTACAATGTTATTAATCGCGTTTGATGACAATTTAATATTATGGACCCGGCCTTTAACCGCTGGATTAAAATCTGTTTTGTACTCACCGATTACCTGATTCGTAATCCCGCTGATGTCTTCTGCTTTCACATTCGGTACACTTTCTTCAATCGGAAGCGTAATTCGGCTTTCGTAAGCACTTAAATTTTGAAGCATGCCGGATGTTTTTTCTTCATCCAGGACCACTCTTTTCTGCCCGGCTGAAAATTGTCCGTTAGCACCTAACTTTGCCGGCACCATAGGCTGATCAATTTTCTTTGCTAGATCATCTGCGATTGAATCGGCATCTATATCACCATTCGAGGAATCATACGTATAAAGAACATCATTTGTTCTGGAATCAATTAACTCCACTTTGCGGCTGAAATCTTTCGCTTCAAGAACGGTCTCTTTTGTCATTAAATCTTCTGGCTTAGTTACTTCCACTGTGCCCCCCCCTGCTGCTGAACATCCTCCAGCAAACAATAGTCCTAACACAATGGCTGATTTTTTTAACAATTGCTCTCTCTCCCAATTCACTATTTATTTCTAGCTCCCCTATAAAACGTTTAAACCATGGAAAATGTTTCATATTTTAATAAAAAGCTTTAAAACTTGGCTGTTGACTGCAATTAGCACTCGGTCCCATATCCTTGTGCGGGCGGTGAGCCTCCCCTTCGCTTCGCGAGTGCGTGGACTCACCTGTCCCGCTGTTCAAAAGATCAA
The Metabacillus sp. FJAT-52054 genome window above contains:
- a CDS encoding LLM class flavin-dependent oxidoreductase; this encodes MKLSILDQVPVSKNMSVTETFQQTAELAQHAEFLGYTRYWFAEHHGTRGLASTSPEILMSYIASITSRIRVGSGGVLLPQYSPYKAAENFRQLEAVFPGRIDLGVGRSPGGTRKVREALLDGAARDLSEFPRQLKDLIYYITDSLPSDHPFHGIKAAPLPESIPPVWILGLGENSARQTAELGLNYVFGHFIKPDRGREAFRDYRKHFVPSLFSASPQSLAAVFVICGKDDDHAEELAYSQDLWLLRVEKGLDSRVPSIEEAKSVVRSAADRERMAINRKRMIIGGPDKVKKAMNELSDQYETDEIMILTNVYSFDQKKHSFSRLAELFL
- a CDS encoding peroxiredoxin-like family protein; translation: MAEVQLREDFKEYLEQFKKNTPKETREKMEQAIRELENSQEGKGLQVGDQIPDFVLPDANGKEISITDILKKGPAVITFYRGGWCPYCNMELKAYQSILDEIHEAGAELVAISPESPDASLSTKEKNDLSFHVLSDQGNRTAQDFNLVYRMPEYLIEIYKEKGLDIPGHNGDESWSIPVSATFIADQNGNIIYEYTKADYKDRAEPSEILAQLKQINY
- the cls gene encoding cardiolipin synthase, whose product is MLKKIIIILFLSAAALTGIAYTAVNDVKSGAESYNRQHPILASPISTGDASLFTDGKTLIRSLYKDIEEAQSFIYIHFFIIRDDAVSKEFFALLQKKAEQGVDVKLSVDAIGGNDITKLMIRELEKSGAQFANSRPLSYQHFFYRLNHRNHRKIAVIDGRLSYIGGFNIGEEYLGNDPRFGYWRDYHVRLTGSGSEEITKQFLKDWKEDTGKTIQPPISKTHSTGSDRYQFVFSTGDDLEKKLIGMIHNAKSSIMIATPYFIPTDELMKSLLASLKRGVKIELLIPDKPDYWYTKPPSYPRTKKLLENGAVIYLYRKGFFHGKVMVIDDYVADIGTANWDKRSLFINDEANCFFYSKSFIAETKKELRKDFSSSRILTEDMYDQIPFWEKMLERTPEWIYELF
- a CDS encoding TerD family protein, with the translated sequence MGVSLRKGQKVDLTKTNPGLSKIAVGLGWDINQMGGSAFDLDASVFLLGENGKVPSDNDFIFYNNPNGASGSVLYCGDNRTGAGMQDDELIRIDLNRVPHNFQKIAFTITIHDAAEKRQNFGQISNAYVRIFSEDTGMEFIRYQLGHEFSVETAIVAAELYRHQNEWKFNAIGSGFGGGLSALCRNFGVTVDDEPATQNHPQGSEYIQPNHPPQGSIQQSYQQQNDFSQNRGYSSGVYQETPGISSNPYQQGNPSAQTYNGAQGYGMNQLSSYAGGQVQTAGRTTSCPRCQSQNVSAGKKGFGIGKAALGGLVLGPVGLLGGFIGGGKVQFNCNQCTYKWSPDQKDFAAWANEQKRNAQELLQRFKSQDVMDAIVAGCALVSLADGHISSAERQKVNEFFNNSQELRVFDTAKVNQRFNHFVMNLERDWMTGHAEAMRALGNVRSKPEVGRLVVRYCVAIGFADGNFDPSEKQAVADICRELGLNPSEFLS
- a CDS encoding sporulation protein, encoding MLLRKWMSRLGIGAAKIDLVLDSEIYKQGDVINGRYDIYGGTIEQKLKRIESDLVQTLNGKETHILNNCIYTASTVMAEENRAISFKCRLPEQLPLTDEKTTYKFVTKLIFENGTDSLDHDEIRVIPQ
- the rpiA gene encoding ribose-5-phosphate isomerase RpiA, whose amino-acid sequence is MNEKKQAGEYAAGFIKDGMTIGLGTGSTVYYALAKIGEFIEQGMTLKGVATSTATARIANSMHIPLIDLNDTEKIDLTIDGADEIDPKFNGIKGGGGALLREKLVANASDKIIWVAGHTKLVQKLGKFPLPVEVLSFGSNHTGRLLEKEHLHPILRKTKTGETFYTDSGNVIYDLHLDEIAEPGKLAERLKQFTGVVEHGLFLAHPNVVITGTGGSVVIRENKK
- a CDS encoding TetR/AcrR family transcriptional regulator — its product is MKQLARRIRSEQKITESAKQLIAEKGCPQTTFAELMKITGLSKGAIYHYVSSKDDLMAKVLQNLLAESNDRFFYKLSEGQKSMLDPADVLAEQIRVMEDAEQIIGKIFVYLVSRTDHQTARDALDDFYDSLYQFALLWIRSGQQNGTIPIELNPSKAAELYMLLLDGFRLRSTLYQSDFTLNSDELSAVLSQLFSRKDLLSSSS
- a CDS encoding putative quinol monooxygenase, with the translated sequence MISITAYMNVKPGYREEFLEKVQQVIEHTREEEGNVSYRLYEETGNSNQFVMLEQWKDQHAIDVHNQSDHFQNFFAAAKKILAEPLTLKRFINDDD
- a CDS encoding quinone oxidoreductase; protein product: MKALVFEEFGGPEVLTYKEIDKPVLETDEILVRIEAAGLNFADVYRRKGNYHLAGKPPYILGYEGAGIVEDAGNHSGIKPGDRIAFADVPYANAEYVAVPVDKAIPIHDGITSDTAASVLLQGLTAQYLTRDSYQVKEGDVILVHAAAGGVGQILVQIIKMMGGKVIGLTSSAEKREAALKAGADEVFLYHENWTEKTMAYTNGIGADAVYESVGSTLNESFAAIRIGGTVIFYGMAGGDPLPVDPRMLMDQSKTLTGGDLWNVLTSKEERVNRSSELFNWILDGHIRIQPPLSFPMEKGADAHRLLESRKSTGKILLKP
- a CDS encoding YqcI/YcgG family protein produces the protein MQTISSFLLTKEDMTNPEVVPQWVIDEYQTFHGVVTDATFPCYFGMKAEKKGELRYAYITREDWSNLPKAVEQFLTLFKEPPYTRHGLFVFMEPETEEGELDLYRKRFWDILQYLHEQDPKPWPVDAPKDPDHHLWDFHFNGEPFFIFGNAPAYKQRKTRHLGNSLVLGFQPRMIFEGLEGTEKGGIMSREKVRERVEKWDQLPTHPDISHYGDVDHNEWKQYFIGDDIEPIRGKCPFSHK
- a CDS encoding DUF6241 domain-containing protein, coding for MPEKRTEKRAAKGRLSIIAISAASLGLAGTLFFYLYGEPVQNQEQHAKAATDQKGSAFHYFSASREWDDAAFQQVLHYMSHQKIAAHNNEKWGAIKITENRIGTLADLLDKHYTELEHADVYKDILSRWESGDFSHAVLDHNSIWTIQGGTIGKATRLLSSEEEEKYIKDENLK